In Pelosinus sp. UFO1, one genomic interval encodes:
- the pflA gene encoding pyruvate formate-lyase-activating protein, translating to MQGYYHSIEHFGTVDGRGIRYVLFLSGCQLRCRFCHNPDTWQKGCKVISTEKVLSDLLHYRHFYDGSKGGITVSGGEPLLQSQFVAELFAACQKHTIHTTIDTAGYYDKQNITDILPYTNAALFSIKAVNPEKHRWLAGFDNEQILSNLKYLTEHIPVTLRYVVLPGITTTNEDIVALANLIHSLPAPITVELLPYHSLGRQKWQALQMKYSLDDVPDATAQDVASVATLLRAEGITNLI from the coding sequence ATGCAAGGCTATTACCATTCCATTGAGCATTTTGGAACAGTAGATGGACGAGGCATCCGCTATGTTTTATTTTTATCAGGTTGCCAATTACGCTGCCGTTTCTGTCATAATCCCGATACCTGGCAAAAAGGTTGTAAAGTAATTAGCACAGAGAAAGTGCTGTCTGATTTACTACACTATCGTCACTTTTATGATGGTTCCAAGGGAGGCATTACTGTAAGCGGTGGGGAGCCTTTGTTGCAATCCCAATTTGTAGCTGAACTTTTTGCAGCCTGCCAAAAACATACCATTCATACCACCATTGATACTGCAGGATATTATGATAAGCAAAACATTACCGATATTTTGCCCTATACCAATGCAGCACTATTTAGTATTAAAGCTGTAAATCCAGAAAAACACCGTTGGTTAGCTGGATTTGATAACGAGCAAATTCTTAGCAATTTAAAATATCTCACAGAGCATATCCCAGTAACATTGCGCTATGTCGTTCTTCCAGGAATTACAACAACAAATGAAGATATAGTAGCATTAGCTAACCTAATTCACTCCTTACCAGCTCCCATTACCGTTGAATTACTACCTTATCATTCCTTAGGGCGGCAAAAGTGGCAGGCTTTACAAATGAAATATAGTTTAGATGACGTACCTGATGCTACCGCCCAAGATGTAGCATCAGTAGCTACTCTTCTCAGAGCCGAAGGAATCACAAACCTTATCTAA
- a CDS encoding anion permease has protein sequence MNKKIAALLTVGLVIALWFIPVPAGLKPQAWHLFSIFMGTVVGFILQPIEAGSVALIAMVMVALTNTIKFTEVLTAFSGSTVWLIVSAFILARAFIITGLGKRIAYLVMRSFGDSSLKLVYSLVISDVIIGPAIPSNSARSGGLVFPIVASLCQAFDSHPGTSSRRIGAFLMTSVFHIDFVVSAMFLTAMVGNPIAAELAKKILNVDITWMSWFIAAVVPGVVALIAIPYVLYKIYPPEIKNTPEAKEMANKVLQEMGPISKGEKIMLAVFIGLLVLWATAEFTKLNGTLIAFMGLCVLLMTKVLTWDHVIKETKAWDTLVWVGSVILMSDYLNKTGFIPWFAKILENQMVGVSMITAIVLSFAIYLYSHYFFASMSAHITSMYGALITLGVAAGAPPFISAFVVAMASNICGCLTHFGSGPSPVYFGAGYVDQKTWWKLGFVVSILHIIIWVGVGGVWWKILGYW, from the coding sequence TTGAATAAAAAAATTGCAGCTTTATTGACAGTTGGGCTTGTAATAGCGCTATGGTTTATACCTGTACCTGCAGGCTTAAAACCTCAAGCTTGGCATTTATTCTCCATCTTCATGGGTACAGTGGTTGGTTTTATTTTGCAACCTATCGAGGCGGGTTCTGTAGCCCTAATTGCTATGGTAATGGTAGCATTGACGAATACCATAAAATTTACAGAAGTATTAACAGCTTTTAGTGGCTCTACTGTATGGTTAATTGTTTCTGCATTTATTCTTGCGCGGGCATTTATTATTACGGGCCTAGGTAAACGTATTGCTTACTTAGTTATGCGATCATTTGGTGATAGCAGTCTGAAGTTAGTATATTCTTTAGTGATTAGTGATGTAATTATTGGACCAGCGATCCCTTCTAACTCGGCTAGGTCGGGGGGGCTGGTTTTCCCTATTGTGGCCAGTTTGTGCCAAGCTTTTGATTCTCATCCAGGGACGTCCTCTAGAAGAATCGGTGCTTTTCTAATGACATCTGTATTCCACATTGACTTTGTTGTATCAGCTATGTTTTTGACGGCCATGGTAGGCAATCCCATTGCTGCCGAATTGGCCAAAAAGATTTTAAATGTTGATATCACATGGATGAGTTGGTTCATAGCAGCAGTTGTTCCAGGCGTTGTAGCCCTTATTGCAATTCCGTATGTACTTTATAAAATTTATCCGCCAGAAATTAAAAACACTCCGGAAGCAAAAGAAATGGCCAATAAAGTATTACAAGAAATGGGTCCTATCTCAAAAGGCGAAAAAATTATGTTGGCTGTATTCATTGGTTTGCTTGTGTTATGGGCAACCGCTGAATTTACCAAACTTAATGGTACCTTGATTGCCTTTATGGGACTTTGTGTGCTGCTTATGACCAAAGTTCTTACATGGGATCATGTGATCAAAGAAACAAAAGCATGGGATACCCTAGTGTGGGTAGGTAGTGTTATTTTAATGTCAGATTACTTAAATAAAACAGGTTTTATTCCCTGGTTTGCCAAGATACTAGAGAATCAAATGGTAGGGGTCAGCATGATTACGGCTATTGTATTGTCTTTTGCCATTTACTTATATAGTCATTATTTCTTCGCTAGTATGTCAGCTCATATTACATCTATGTATGGAGCTTTGATTACTCTTGGGGTTGCAGCAGGTGCACCGCCTTTTATTTCAGCATTTGTTGTAGCCATGGCTTCAAATATTTGTGGATGCTTAACTCATTTTGGCTCAGGTCCGTCACCCGTTTATTTTGGTGCAGGTTATGTTGATCAAAAAACTTGGTGGAAACTTGGTTTTGTTGTATCGATCCTGCATATTATTATTTGGGTCGGTGTCGGTGGTGTATGGTGGAAAATTCTTGGGTATTGGTAA
- a CDS encoding diguanylate cyclase domain-containing protein — MKNRLESKEEFLCKINKPDSKLLGKKGYCCSLDKDSGGVRYAFHVSTRKIIEVNDAFLALLKYSSEDVTDLYVEDIIVAELQEIESNINKILNYGLTEISLRQYRCKDGDMLFVESSFEIVNLYNEQYLVATIKDVTEWQQLQNRLRLAAQVFESASDGILVTDVEGVIQFANPAFLKNTGYSLEEIMGLTPRILKSGIHSDELYHEMWHSLQKNGQWKGEINNKRKNGEIYSEWLVVDAIKNDLGQITMYSGIFRDLSERMKYEEKIKFHAYHDGLTGLPNRILFYEKMSQCFNAAKRYRHIMGVMYVDLDGFKYVNDTFGHDKGDLLLQAVALGLKECVRESDIVARMGGDEFTIILPEMARYQEAEVVAKKIQERLNQTFILLDCAVKISSSIGVSIFPKDGEDADTLIKKADNAMYQAKAAGKNTYRFSNNG, encoded by the coding sequence ATGAAGAATAGACTTGAAAGTAAAGAAGAATTTTTATGTAAAATAAATAAGCCTGACTCCAAATTGCTGGGGAAAAAGGGTTATTGCTGTTCTCTCGATAAAGATAGTGGCGGTGTAAGATATGCCTTCCATGTATCTACTAGGAAAATTATTGAGGTCAATGATGCTTTTTTAGCATTACTTAAGTATAGTAGTGAAGATGTAACTGATTTATATGTAGAAGATATTATCGTTGCTGAACTGCAGGAGATCGAGTCTAATATTAATAAAATTCTAAACTATGGTTTGACCGAGATTAGCCTGCGCCAATATCGCTGCAAAGATGGGGACATGTTGTTTGTTGAAAGTTCTTTTGAAATAGTTAATTTATACAATGAACAGTATTTGGTGGCAACCATTAAGGACGTAACAGAGTGGCAACAATTACAAAATCGTTTACGATTAGCGGCACAGGTATTTGAGAGTGCCAGCGATGGTATCCTTGTTACAGATGTGGAAGGGGTTATTCAATTTGCCAATCCAGCCTTTCTAAAAAATACAGGATATTCACTAGAAGAAATTATGGGCCTAACGCCGCGTATCTTAAAGTCTGGCATACATTCAGATGAGCTTTACCATGAGATGTGGCATTCCCTACAAAAGAATGGGCAGTGGAAAGGCGAGATCAACAATAAACGGAAAAACGGCGAAATCTACTCTGAGTGGTTAGTAGTAGATGCGATTAAAAATGACTTAGGTCAAATTACTATGTATTCTGGAATATTTAGAGACTTATCAGAACGTATGAAATACGAGGAAAAGATAAAGTTTCATGCTTATCATGATGGGCTAACAGGTTTGCCCAATCGCATATTATTTTACGAAAAGATGAGCCAATGTTTTAATGCTGCTAAACGTTATCGTCATATTATGGGTGTGATGTATGTCGATCTAGATGGTTTTAAATATGTAAATGATACCTTTGGTCATGATAAAGGTGATTTATTGCTGCAAGCAGTTGCCTTAGGCTTAAAAGAATGTGTTCGTGAAAGTGACATTGTAGCCCGGATGGGTGGCGATGAATTTACCATAATCTTACCGGAAATGGCGAGGTATCAGGAGGCAGAAGTTGTAGCTAAAAAGATACAAGAAAGATTAAATCAGACATTTATTTTATTAGACTGTGCTGTCAAAATTTCTAGTAGCATTGGAGTGAGTATTTTTCCTAAGGATGGAGAGGATGCAGACACTTTAATCAAAAAGGCGGATAATGCTATGTATCAAGCCAAAGCAGCAGGTAAGAATACTTATCGTTTTTCTAATAATGGATAA
- a CDS encoding hemolysin III family protein, with protein MEEVMNAVTHGIGTLLAVAGLVLLTVFAYLNGRIWHIVSFSIYGTTLVLLYLASTLYHSFTNERVKRIFKILDHSAIYLLIAGTYTPFTLVPLHGVLGWTVFSLVWGLAIIGIVLKVFFVGRYKVLSTLCYLGMGWFIVFAIKPLLATVPALGMIWLFAGGLFYTLGSVFYLWKRLPYNHAIWHLFVLAGSISHFIAVFFYILPIPLHS; from the coding sequence ATGGAAGAAGTTATGAATGCAGTAACTCATGGGATAGGTACTTTGCTAGCCGTTGCGGGATTAGTTTTATTAACAGTATTTGCTTACTTGAATGGGAGAATTTGGCATATCGTTAGTTTTAGTATTTATGGTACCACGTTAGTGTTACTATATTTAGCTTCCACACTCTACCATAGTTTTACGAACGAGCGAGTCAAAAGAATTTTTAAGATATTGGACCATTCAGCTATTTATTTGCTAATAGCAGGGACCTATACGCCCTTTACTTTAGTACCTTTGCATGGTGTTCTGGGCTGGACTGTATTTAGTTTGGTTTGGGGATTGGCGATCATTGGAATTGTCCTAAAGGTTTTTTTTGTAGGACGCTATAAGGTTTTATCAACATTGTGTTATCTTGGCATGGGTTGGTTTATTGTCTTTGCAATTAAACCTTTGCTTGCTACTGTGCCGGCATTAGGTATGATTTGGTTATTTGCTGGTGGTTTATTTTATACATTAGGCAGTGTTTTTTATCTTTGGAAAAGGCTTCCTTATAATCATGCAATATGGCACTTGTTTGTTTTAGCGGGCAGCATATCACATTTTATTGCAGTATTTTTCTATATTCTTCCTATTCCTCTTCATTCATAA
- the queG gene encoding tRNA epoxyqueuosine(34) reductase QueG yields the protein MKETLREFCKSIGIESMGIAPTGPYVELQQILKERISKGRFTEFEEQELQVRVNPQLTMDSVQSIIVCLFPYYPGEKKAANVAKYTYSVDYHRIIRRKLEEVGDFLGKKIPGFEYKAYVDNGPLVDRYLAYIAGLGFYGLNSHIITDAYGSYVFIGYILTNYPFETDIPLKRTCMKCGACKKACPGSSILGANGIDPRTCRSYLTQKKGELTRLEIDVIRKTNLVFGCDSCQEVCPHNAGIALSNIEEFQEDRMEELNYDELVGISNKEFMRRYGNRAFSWRGRKLLVRNFEYLKDS from the coding sequence ATGAAAGAAACGTTAAGAGAATTTTGTAAATCAATTGGTATTGAATCTATGGGGATCGCTCCTACCGGGCCTTATGTGGAATTACAACAAATTCTAAAAGAAAGAATTTCAAAGGGGCGGTTTACGGAATTTGAAGAGCAAGAACTACAGGTAAGGGTAAACCCTCAGTTAACAATGGACAGTGTGCAATCTATTATCGTCTGTTTATTCCCTTATTATCCAGGGGAAAAAAAAGCAGCAAATGTAGCTAAATACACCTACTCTGTTGATTATCATAGGATTATAAGAAGGAAGTTAGAGGAAGTTGGTGATTTCCTAGGAAAAAAAATACCAGGATTCGAATATAAGGCCTATGTTGATAATGGACCGCTAGTAGATCGGTACCTTGCTTATATAGCAGGACTTGGCTTCTACGGATTAAATAGCCATATTATTACTGATGCATATGGTTCTTATGTTTTCATTGGCTATATCCTTACGAATTATCCATTTGAGACAGATATACCCTTAAAGCGGACCTGTATGAAATGCGGAGCGTGTAAAAAAGCATGTCCAGGTTCAAGTATTCTTGGCGCTAATGGAATAGATCCAAGGACTTGCCGCTCTTATTTAACACAGAAAAAAGGTGAGTTGACGAGGCTGGAAATCGACGTGATCAGAAAAACAAACCTAGTTTTTGGTTGTGATAGCTGTCAAGAGGTATGTCCCCATAATGCCGGGATTGCATTGTCAAATATAGAAGAGTTTCAAGAAGATAGAATGGAAGAGCTAAACTATGATGAATTGGTAGGGATATCTAATAAGGAATTTATGCGAAGATATGGTAATCGTGCCTTTAGTTGGCGGGGCAGAAAATTGCTTGTTAGAAATTTTGAGTATCTGAAAGACAGCTAA
- a CDS encoding cysteine hydrolase family protein, translated as MKPALLVIDVQKAFFKDPETSHSLNKAIIQINAGIDLFRQKGLPIICIQHMVKENGLLPGTEGFDLPDSLSILPTDPHIHKTYGNAFNKTPLEELLRQQNIDTLVITGYCAEFCVLSTYRGALDLDLTPVILRGAIASRNPSNIPFVENVSDIISYAILKKIL; from the coding sequence ATGAAGCCTGCTCTTTTAGTCATTGATGTGCAAAAAGCATTCTTTAAAGATCCTGAAACAAGTCATTCCCTCAATAAAGCCATTATACAAATCAATGCTGGAATTGATTTATTTAGGCAAAAAGGATTACCCATTATTTGTATTCAACACATGGTGAAAGAAAATGGACTTTTACCAGGCACAGAAGGATTTGACTTACCAGATTCTCTTTCCATCTTGCCAACTGATCCTCATATTCACAAAACCTATGGTAATGCTTTTAATAAAACACCTTTAGAGGAGTTACTAAGGCAACAGAATATTGATACTCTTGTTATCACAGGCTATTGCGCAGAGTTCTGCGTCTTGTCTACTTACCGAGGTGCCCTTGACCTTGATTTGACTCCTGTAATCTTACGTGGCGCTATTGCAAGCCGCAACCCAAGCAACATTCCTTTTGTTGAAAATGTCAGTGATATTATATCTTATGCAATCTTAAAAAAGATATTATAA